From the genome of Gemmatimonas sp., one region includes:
- a CDS encoding DUF5916 domain-containing protein has protein sequence MLSLPRWTCFALVVATASLGAQSADAPHPDAPRPPRILFERGLTLDGVLNESAWSQTDSLTSFTQRDPRQGEAVSERTVVRFVGSPEGLWVGIWAYDRDPSGIRRTQLRRDADLGADDNVSVMLSPTADKRTAFLFTINPNGALNDAEVLSFEGESREWDGIWDGRARVTADGWQAEMMIPWQTLRYRHIDADAAADAWDINVRRYIRRKNESALWSAWKRTEGIRFLERAGALTGFKEAVKVLEDGLPRRAFAEVRPYVFSSGALTERRVGDDGALQATRDPGFRGTAGLDAKLAPTSTLTLDLTANADFAQAEVDRQVVNLTRFSLFFPEQRTFFTEGAGIFQFGRQGQSQLFYSRRIGLGGNGVPIPLQGGARLTGRLGQQQVGFLTTHTGGDNPSTAAVARIKRDVLGRGYVGAMATLNTPRTGAASGTGGVDFTLPYVIRDQNLVLLGTAAVDGGNTTGDPYYARAMVDFPNDIADIALRVDRVGQGFNPDLGFVQQRGITRTSWQAEFTPRPSALGALGRPLAAMHVRQLKFNLLEGDLVRTMGNTSSLSGLSNGRLTTTPFGLEFDSGDEFTVDLTRSYDAPEDAFDLFDGAVIEAGRYAWNRAALDFQSSSARTVSVDAQISRGGFYSGRSSELELSVRGRFAPHVNVSVDYTRTAASLTLVESTVRFVAQTARLRLDVATSPRLSTTLFAQWDNESNRGALNARVRWTSSPGSDLYLVWTSQWPTDLPNGVPWRTPTRGTFVAKYVKYFRV, from the coding sequence CGCCAAGGCGAGGCCGTCAGCGAGCGCACGGTGGTCCGCTTTGTCGGATCCCCGGAGGGACTCTGGGTGGGCATCTGGGCGTACGATCGCGACCCGTCGGGGATCCGGCGCACGCAGCTGCGACGCGACGCCGACCTTGGCGCCGACGACAACGTGTCGGTGATGCTGTCGCCGACCGCGGATAAACGCACCGCCTTTCTGTTCACGATCAACCCCAACGGTGCGCTGAACGACGCCGAGGTGTTGAGCTTCGAGGGCGAGTCACGCGAGTGGGATGGCATCTGGGATGGACGGGCGCGCGTCACCGCCGACGGGTGGCAAGCCGAGATGATGATTCCGTGGCAAACGCTCCGTTATCGCCACATCGACGCCGATGCCGCCGCTGATGCGTGGGATATCAACGTGCGCCGCTACATTCGCCGCAAGAATGAGTCGGCGCTCTGGTCGGCGTGGAAGCGCACCGAGGGCATCCGCTTTCTCGAACGGGCAGGAGCACTCACGGGCTTCAAAGAGGCCGTGAAGGTGCTCGAAGATGGGCTCCCGCGTCGCGCGTTCGCGGAAGTGCGCCCGTATGTGTTTTCGAGCGGTGCGCTCACCGAGCGCCGCGTGGGTGACGATGGCGCGCTGCAGGCGACGCGCGATCCCGGCTTCCGCGGCACGGCGGGACTCGATGCCAAGCTGGCGCCCACCTCAACGCTCACGCTCGACCTCACGGCCAACGCGGATTTCGCGCAGGCCGAAGTCGACCGGCAGGTGGTGAATCTCACGCGCTTTTCCCTGTTTTTCCCCGAGCAGCGCACGTTTTTCACCGAGGGCGCCGGCATCTTTCAATTCGGCCGACAGGGACAGTCGCAGCTGTTCTACAGTCGCCGCATTGGCCTGGGCGGCAACGGGGTGCCCATCCCCCTGCAGGGCGGTGCCCGTCTCACCGGACGGCTGGGGCAACAGCAGGTTGGCTTCCTCACCACGCACACGGGCGGTGACAATCCTTCCACCGCCGCGGTCGCGCGTATCAAGCGCGATGTACTTGGCCGCGGGTACGTGGGCGCCATGGCCACGCTGAACACGCCACGAACCGGCGCGGCGAGTGGCACCGGGGGTGTCGATTTCACGCTCCCCTACGTCATTCGTGATCAGAACCTCGTGCTGCTGGGCACCGCAGCGGTCGACGGTGGCAACACCACAGGCGATCCGTACTACGCGCGCGCGATGGTCGACTTCCCCAACGACATTGCCGATATCGCCCTGCGCGTTGACCGCGTCGGACAGGGGTTCAATCCGGACCTCGGGTTCGTGCAGCAGCGCGGCATCACGCGCACCTCCTGGCAGGCGGAGTTCACGCCGCGCCCCTCGGCGCTGGGCGCGCTGGGGCGGCCGTTGGCGGCCATGCACGTACGACAGTTGAAGTTCAACCTGCTGGAAGGCGACTTGGTGCGCACGATGGGGAACACGTCGTCGCTGTCCGGGCTGTCGAATGGCCGCCTCACGACCACGCCCTTCGGACTCGAGTTCGACAGCGGCGACGAGTTCACGGTGGATCTCACGCGTTCCTACGACGCGCCAGAAGACGCGTTCGATCTGTTCGACGGCGCCGTGATCGAGGCGGGACGGTATGCATGGAATCGCGCCGCGCTCGACTTTCAGTCGTCGAGTGCCCGAACGGTGAGCGTGGATGCGCAGATCTCGCGAGGGGGATTCTATTCGGGACGGTCATCGGAACTCGAGTTGAGTGTGCGCGGTCGCTTCGCGCCGCACGTGAACGTGAGCGTCGACTACACTCGCACCGCGGCCTCCCTCACGTTGGTGGAGAGCACCGTGCGCTTCGTCGCACAAACGGCGCGACTTCGCCTTGACGTGGCGACCAGTCCGCGTCTCAGCACAACGCTGTTCGCCCAGTGGGATAACGAGTCCAATCGCGGCGCACTCAATGCCCGCGTGCGCTGGACGTCGTCACCAGGTTCCGACCTTTACCTCGTATGGACCAGTCAATGGCCGACCGACCTACCGAATGGTGTACCGTGGCGCACGCCAACGCGCGGGACGTTCGTCGCCAAGTACGTGAAATACTTTCGGGTCTGA